GGATATGTAATCCACGAGTTGTACTTTCTCGCCGCggatttctgcattttctgtgtGAATCTTGGAGTACTTTCCTTCCAGTTCTGAAAGCAGGCTGCCGAGAGAAGCCCTTTTCTCCTGTGCTGAGCTTTTCACTTGCTCCAGATCATGTAGCTATAACAGAATTACGTGTCAGATCCTATTAAAACGCTTCTCTTTCTTTGAACAAAAATACGAAAAGGCAATATAGATAGCTGTATCAGAACCTTAAGAATTCTAGATACTCAGAACAGAATATAGTGACAAACATCATGGCACCCAGTGACAAATAATGTAAGCTTGAAGTGTCCAGAGTTCAGAGTCTGTTAAACAGGAAAGGGTAAAGATATAGTTTCACCATACAGTTTCATTATCATCTTGAATGAGGAACAATGACTTTTGCAAggactttatacagtacattcaataaAATGGAGAGGATCACAGTTTTCGCTATCTTCAAACAGTGTGGATTTTAAGTGTTGGTGTTACACATAGACTCAGAATGCAATGAAAAACTCTGAACATTCTGCTAAACACGAATTCCAAACAAGTACTTAATGGTAAACGTCCATTGAATAGATTCAAAAAGATTTTGGCAAGTAGAAAGGAATTCCACCTTAATAAGGTAAAGGATTACTATTACCTCTGCCATAGACTGCAAAACTTTCATCTTCTCCTCATTCACTGATCGTTTCCAGTTGGCTAGCTCCCACTCCAGCTGTCTCTCCTGGTCTTTCAATGATGCAAGTTCTGTAATGCTGCTAGATTTGCGCATATTGTCTTCATTCCTAAGCGCATGGAACTGCATAAATAAGCAAAGTGGTGACCACTTAAATGCATGCCTCTGCATAATTACTGCTGATTAGTATTCATAcatatgatttgttttttttttatgtatttgaaaACCCCTCACacaatgttttgtgtttaataTGGTTATTGGTGtacaaatttgatttttatcatcaAACATGATCTTCACTGCCtaagtaatactgtatgtgttttgccattttactttaattcaccatgtttctttttttcttaatactcccaaataaaagagTACCAAATACCATAATGTCATGGAAAGATTGATTAAGGGAACATATTTACGGATTGGTTATTGGGCCTTGCCTAAAACAgttctaaaaatataaaagtttaATTTGTAGCATTGGACAGGGCAAAGTCATTTTTGTCATGAATAAAGTATAGACAACATGATAATCACATTTACTCACACCCCTGTAGTTAGTATTTTGTAAATCATCTTCTGGCACGAATAACACAAACAAGATACCTGTGTTATGAGATTCTGGCACTTTTAAAACTAGATTTCTGACTATCCCTCCTAGTATTGCCTTACAGTGAGACTTACTGTTGTCTCACAAAGCACTTGCCACTGGTGGCAAGATGCATCTGTATCCTTTTTCTGCCAGGGTTGACATAAAACTAGTAACCTTAAATATCATAATAATTGACATGAAAGTAGAAAATGGTAGATTCAGTTTTTTGtggattcttttaaaaatttCAATTTATGGAGATCAAGCTCTACCCTGATGATACATACTACTACTCAATGTAATAATTAATacttatagttcaggtgggtagctgtgtcaatatgcgtaggctgcaaaggaacaagtaataggtttattccatgctgaaaagaaaagaaagaaaacacaacttatCGTCCATGGAGCCttctgagaaagacagggcagtaagcaaaggtaatgtagcgggagaacaaaagctgggagaaaggagaagcgaggggcgggagcaggggacagaaagagaggtgtgaaatgaaacctacaacaaatagagagaatttagaagaaaagtagtccgTCATtaaagagaagggggaaggtgtgatcctagctgcaggataattttagtttctgtagtctttctgatgcaTAAGtttggaaaaccatctttgagaacacagacggagagattagtgtgatcttagccatcagaggtgaaatgagaaacaatggagttggagagatctttaaacttcacagccctaacatgttctctgaaacggtctccgagtctccttcctgtttctccaatgtagatggctgggcatttatcgcaagagatacagtaaggttgctggaggtacaagatacaatctgggtgatctggaattgtcctgaggggccttgaatgagtgttgtgttagatatgtacttgcaggtgatacagcgagctctgttgcaagggaaagtgcctggtgtggatggttgctgagggcggtcaagggagctatGAACAAAAAGGttatgcagattaggtggtcggcgatatgagatgataaaacagtcagaaaaaagggccccaatggaggaaTCAttctgtaggatggaaaagtggataggaagtgtgttggggtggtagtgaagcaccaaaggaatgtggtTGTTGCGGCAGAAGTTCGTGATTgagttgatggtccgaggggtgtttttggctcaggCAAGGGcactgtcaataacactgctggggtatcctctgttgatgaaaaaggagtacattttgaaggcttggttctggaaatcgaTTAATTAATACTTATGGCATATAACATTTGTTTGTAAAAGGAAGACACACTAGGTGGTTGTTTGTTATAGAAAATAGCAGATGTTGTGAACTTCTGACCCCTACCTTTTCAAGCTGCTTGGATACTTCTGTTATTTGTGAAAGGAGCtgtgcattttctttggttAGTCGTCTACAGTTTTCTGCCAGTTTACTCTTCACATAGTCATCCTCTTCTCCCGAGAGCTGCCTTTCTGTCAGCTGCATCCTCAGGTGTCGTATCTCCTCACTGAAAAGCAAGATTATTGTTTTCAGCTTTCCTGTGgactgaaaacaatatttttcccCAGAATGACAATACATTTTATGTGATTTATTGTAACCAGCATTTGTGCAGactcacattaaaaaaatcaaaggtatCTGCCATTCAATTGTAAtgattcatagccgttcagggacgccaaatatgtaatgttgccatagccaaaatgtaatgtagtggctctctgaaggcaccagttctgtagggtttgggcatttactgagacaattattaattgtagcagtaaatcacaaaattgattcttttgatggctttagaatccaaccttgcgatataactcaaacaacgcacacacacaggtactaatacactaatacagtatttattaatacatagaatatgcgtataaaacctaacagatcttatcgagagggttatcagaatacaaaaggtatatattcagtcagttgcaaagtgttacacatatcaagaggacatacgttcagtatatcattcattaagaccgtttcgtaaatgtacttggttataacttctacatcagatactcaaaacaagtacataactcttaagaattaaattgatatcaactggttgggataacaattgaattctcgagctgtaatgcattgaagttgaatactcatccaatctctggggattcagatctcctgcgggcacaaagaaacagttgcaggctgttgctgtccaatccgcgctctctggctgcgtgccaggctgtgctgtgcggcttgcgacggtgcgctgcagatgctcgctgaccggctagttagtgttggctttaactagcaaagtttgtgcacaggagaaaagatgactgtgggtcccagcaagtcaggaagaggaccggttcgttcctggtgaagagctagttctgaatagtgattcagctgtccacagttctgacctgttcacgaggcctgctgctggtgctaacctcgggtggatcctctggttactctctggcaacctccgatctagactcttagaacaaaggaaagttctgacactcggacacactggccgttccgtggttgtccgggctgagtctcaagatggtcaggaggcgcgctgcgagaatgtcctgcccttgggaaccTTCTGcccctgggccgtcctgccctggaattatcctttgaattccctttagaacagtccacataattctcctgaatcttactgaatctctcaggctctctgtgttgcctgtttttatctggaggaacttcagctcgttgattggcagaaagttccatgggcatcagagtcccacgtgggttactcggccataccagtccctgattggttgatcaaggtgagatatgagtcacttactcctgacacttaggaatgcagtccagatgtccatctggcactccctagacagataggcgccaatggatgaccattgatcatgatagccaggcttagctaagtgcatccccctttgggagctgtccttatcaaaggaaccttaaatcagcctgcatgaatagtttctctgtggctgcaccacagagatgaacagagaaatggggcctcatttgggaagctcagaaacacttaattctttcttattaataagccttgccgctacacaaTAAAACACATGCAAGATAAAAAGTTAATATTTAGTGTAATGAATGGGGTGTGTTACTTGACGTTTCCTCACCGAAGCTCTTTGGCAATGTGCTCTTGAATGGAGCCTGTGCTTGTAAGATGTTTCTCCTCCAGACAGTAGAGAGAAGCCTGTGCTTCCAGCAGCTCTGCTCGCTTCTTTGCCAGCTCTGCTTCTGTGCTCTGCTGATGCTGCACCTTCCATTTCAGCTGAAAATATAAGTACGGGATTCAAGCAAAGACACATCTCTTGACAAGACATCTGAAGGGACCACAATACACCAACAGGAACCAAGCCTTATTCAGATTAGGTTTGTTTTTAAGATTTTGCGATGTATACAAAAAacactgtctgaaaaaaaaatgtatatgacAAACATTAAGCAAAATGGATTTGTGAATACACTGTATAacaaatttttaatttaagaaaatgttaacACCATGCACATAATATATTCTTTCctatttgtttttcacaaagATGTATAGAAAAAAGTCAACCTGGGCTTCCAAAAGCCTGATCTTTTCCTCTTTCTCTTTGACAGTAATTGATGTTCTCTCCAGCTCTCTTTTCATATTTAATAGCTCCTTGGTCTTGTGGTCCAAATCTTGGCTAGTAacctctttcagtttctttagtTGTTCCAGCTCCACGGTCAATAGCAATTTGTTTCTGAAGTTAGTATCTAAGGAAAAATATGCAATGAAGCATTTTATAATACACAAAGTATAAACTCCTATGgataaaatactgttttcagaaagctgtcGATTAAAACAAAAGTTGGCTGTTATGTATTCCATTCACCCAATATCAGAAAAACCACTTATTTTTAGTGTGGGCTGGGACAATCCAGATCCTTACCTGGAAACATAGAGCATAAAATGAGATTACACTCTGAATTGGATATCAGTCTACTGGAAGGcaaacacaagcacacagggacaatttagagacaatAACCtagtcaacatactgtatctttggaAGATAAAGCACACTGTATTTGAAATAACCCATATGAAATACACAGAGAACATGAAAGCTCTACACAGAAGACACTTCTCTCCAGAATTCCTTCGTGGAGCGTGTTCCTACCACCCAGGCCTGTTTGGACTGACTTGGGCTCCAAGCATCCTTCAACAAATTAATTGGTTCTGTTGTAATCAACCCATTTTACTTAAACCCTGCACTGCAACTTTACACCAACTGGGAGAAAATATACTTTGCAAAGAAAACCACTTGAACATTAAATTTGGCAAAGAAAATCAAACTAgtaacatttatttctttaacagATTCGAAACAGGGTCCACTGTCCATTCACCTCAGACACCCTCTTCATGTCCTCAGTCACCCCATCATGTGATccctcctactcctactccatcttcccctgccctcctcggcctatccatcacaggtgaccaggtcagaagggagttgaggagactccatgcagggaaggcagcgggtcctgatggtgtcagctccagggtgctaaagatctgtgcggaccaactgggttcagtgctacagtacatcttcagaAAAGGTTCCGATGCTCTGGAAGATGTCTTGCCTGGTGCCAGTACCCAAAAAGGGGCAccctaaagtcttgaatgactacagaccagtggcacttacatcacacctaatgaaaactctggaaaggcttgtactggaccacctcagaaccctggtgagtacagcactggaccccctgcagttcgcctaccggtCACACTTgggagtggaggatgcagtcatTTATTtgctacacagagctaactctcacctggagaagacggggagcattgtgagagttatgttctttgacttctccagtgcctttaacaccatccatccacctttactgatagataagctaagggcggcgcaggtggacagtcccctgctgtcctggattatagactatctgacctgcaggccacagtatgtacggctacagagctgtgtgtcagaacagattgttagcagtactggggctccacagcggactgtccttgctccattcctgttcaccttttacacctctgactttaggtacaactctgagacatgtcatctgcagaagttttcggatgactctgcaattgtggggtgtattagagaggggagggaggaggaatataggagcttgattaccaactttgtggagtggtgtcatcttaaccatctccagcttaacaccagcaagaccaaagaaatgatcttcaactttcgaaggaataaattacttagGGGTACagctggatgataagctggaatggtctggtaacactgacgccctgtacaagaaaggtcagagccaactctattttcttaggagactcaggtgtgtgtggaacactgctacacattttttatgaatcagtggtggcggcagccatcttctacgctgttgtgtgctggggcagcagcatcatgacaaaagatgcaaataggctcaataaacttatcaagtaggctggcactgtgttggggatgagccttgaccccatggaggtggtggctgagaggagaatgctgaccaagctcacagccatcatgaacaacacctctcatccgcttcatgggactgttactgggcagcggagtaCTTTTAGCAGCAGACTgatccagctacggtgttcaagggaacgtttccgcaggtctttcctcccggcggctgtcagggtgtataacgctgccctaggctaggactgttagcccttcatttgctcatctatggacagcatgtttgctccattgtactttttggacaatcagtctgtataaagcTATGCACATTTTGGacatattttattgcttttacagtgactatgatcatcacattttgcacacacctatgtatttatttttctatttatttatttttatttattttgttgtcttttgttttatagctattctgatgtctgtttttgcttgtcttgggctgaactgctgtaacacatcaattccCTACGTTATTAATAAAGTAATATCTATCTATCTCTCTATCTATCTTATTTCATTTTAGTACCCACCCAGCAGACCTTGTATGCCTTGGATGCATTATCTGGTTTAAAGAAGCATTGTATATCAGTTTTATCTTGTCATGCagtaacataaaaaaataatttaaatattaatgacTAGAGTTCAGAATCtgttaaataatatactgtatatcttatatAGATTCGCCTTATATTTGAGGCATTATCAGATACATAAGACAGTAACACCCAGAATGTTCTTCTCCTGTGATCCTGCCCATTTGTATTGAGTATATGAAACACTGTAGCAGTCACAGACCCTCATCAAAGGCACTTATGAAACTATATGTTGAACCATGTTAACACTCTTTTGAACAACACTAAAACaccttaatttaacattttaactgaATTATGAcaccttttacaacacagtgtcTCATATCACCTAACTTGCCTTTGATTTAGCAAATTCTCATTCAGAGGATAAAtcccacctactggtctaccaaCAACACAGGCAGCAGCAACCTACTTTTACTTACACCCAATGTCCCACCCAAGAAACCAATCCAGTTCTGAACCTCCTAATAACAAATAATGCTCTATAACCCCCTATCAGAAAACATAGTTACATCTGGTCCTGAATGATAAGACTAAGTAAGTTGAGTTGTGTTTTTGAAAAACTGTAAAGTATTATAAATGCTGATATTGCATAATTTACAAAGTAAGGCATAAAGATTACCAGTCATGGACTGAAGCTCGCATTGCAGTTGTTTCTTCTCTGATTTCAGACTTGCAATGCACTTATCCTTTTTATCAACTGACATGGTGGCACTGTCAACCTCTGCTTGCAAAGCCTTCATGATTCCAGGTCAATGAgttaaggaaaagaaaatacacaggattacattttttaaagatcaaTAATACCAACACCAGGAAATACAAATAGCATAAACAGATAATATGGAGATGTCAGAACAGCACTTTTAATGTAGTCCTATTACAAGAAAATCTTATCTAGTATGAAAGGAATTAATTTATTGCACAAATAATTTGCACTGCGTAGTAattaaattacagtaattacagtacTTGGTAAACTTCAAATATTTGATTTCTCCATTTGTTGCCTACGTATTTAAAACCGGATGGGAGAACTTTATTAACTAATcccttttaaaggaaaatagGGGACAACACTGTGATGTATCTTCAGTAGAAACACCTGTCTGTTCAGTATACAGATACTGAAATTAACCAGAGTGTTGGTAATATCAGGGTATGCTGCACataattacagtaaatatttttgcaaactGCAGGAATAGTCTGTCTAACGAAGGTGAGATTCTATTGTTTGTAGTAATGGGAAGAGACGATTATCATGTAAACTCTCTGTAAAGATATAatgctgtgtgtttttctgcTACTGCAAGTTTGTCACTGATGTTAAAAAATTGACAGCACCTAGAATGAAGAAGATAAGATTACAAAAAAGCATTAATCAATATATAATTACATCAAAGTACTGTACCATGGAGACTGGTATAGAAAACAGTGTTTATTGCTTAGCCTTAAATCTATTCAATTCCAAGTCAATCTGGCAGATAAAAAAGTGTGTTCCCTATCACAACATAAGAAACACTGTACCTACTATTCGTTCTAATAACTTCTTCCAGCATCTTGAATCATTAATAAGAGAACACTGgacatttatcatttaaagaCTTGAAATCACAATtatatgtaaaatgaaaaaagtaccAATTCATTAATTATTGTTTTTGACATAACAACCAATTTGAGAGTAGAAAATATTGtcttaaaacaacaaatatcaaactcctttttaaaaagagtTAATAGTGATCTGATGAACTTGCTGGCATAATAATAACAGGAAAGGAGTGGAAAAAAGTGTTTGAGCACCAAAAGATTAGATGTTTTGGTCATTATGTATGCCAAAATTGACTGTACTGACTGTACTCCCTAAAAAGACTTTTGTCATTAAGTTGGAAGTAGGCTTGAAAAAGTCCATGGTACCAGATTCACCCTCTTCTACCCAAACTCTCAAACAGATAAAAGTGATGAAGTAATGAATAACCTGGGAACACCAATAGAAcatcatttgccaaaccgctttataccacaCGGTGGcatgggaagccagagcctacccggcaagcaatgagcgcaagggtacaccctggatgtggcaccagtccatcgcagggcaagtgcaagccaatcatacatgggaaCAATTTGGAGACACGCTAAAGGCCAAGGGGGAAATGTTGGCCTGGACACCAGGATAGctccctactcttattgagaaatgcccggggatctttaatgtcaggacctcggtttaacgtctcatttgaaagacggcgcccactaaagtatagtgtccctgcaactataccagggcattagcacccacacagactgcagagtaGGTGCCCCCCGcttgtcccactaacaccactccATCCAGGTACCATAaaatactgaccaggctcaaccctgcttagcttcagtgggtagccagttgagagctgcagggtgatatggctgctggctcataACAAAAGTAAAGGGTATAATTAGAACAATTCAATAGGTATGGTAAGAAGGCCTCTGATGGTACAGTAAATAACCTACTTTGGCACTTTGGCAGGTTTCAATAAATAAAGCGCTGCAAGACCATTGTTTGCTTCCtcaaaaaccaaaaaaataGAGCATGCTCTCTATTCACAGTAATACCAAGAGTTATTTCAACGATGACTGGGACTGACTAAAGAATGTTAGTATTTTTGTTGCATACTGGAACAGTTACAGGaagcttttaaataaaagcactcAGTGCTGTGTCAGGTCACACAAAGCAATCTAGTCAGGAGGTACCGTTCCAGTCGCCTGACCACTCAGTGCCATCTTATAAAGAATCTGTCCACCAGACAACTTGTAGCAACTGTGGTACACTCAAATGTTTGGTGTTTGTGAGTTGAAAATCCTCAGTGGTATATGGAAAAATGGTGTGTGCAACGGATTTTTTTGACTACAACCACAAGCTTCTGGGTGAAGAAGTTCTTGGTTTTAGATGCTCTTCCACATGTAAAGTTGCCATCAAACGTATTCGACTCCCCTTGGatgtttttacatatttttgtgtttcaatatggaatcataatgtatttaagtCATTATGGGAGTTTTTCATCCCCTCTGAGTCAAAAATTGGTAGAGGCACATTTGGCACAAATCAGAGCCATAAGTCTTCTTGGATACATTTCTGGCAGCATTGCACATTTGGACaattttgcccattcttctttgcaaaatTTCTCTTACTCTGTCAGGTTGGATGGGTAAAGGTCAACAGCAATTTTCAACTCTTGCCACAGATTCTTGATTGGATTGAGGTCTTCTATATTCACAAGTGTTCCAGGCCCCGATGCAGTGAAGCATCCCCAAAGCATGATACTGTCACTACCATGCTTCAGAGTAGAGATTTTGTTCTCCAGATTATGTTCTGTTACGCATGCGCCAGACAACGCTTACCGTTGAGGCCAAAAATTGATTAATTTGAGTACCGTCAAACCATAGAATCTTCTTCAACCTGCTCTCAGAATCTCCCATATGCTTTCTGGCCAAGTGCAGTGGAGATCTGCTGTTTTTGTCCCTCTAGGATGAAGCCCAAATTTGTGAATTGCACAGGCAATTGTCACATGCACAGTTActcccatctcagccatggAAGACTAACTGTAATGTACACTGTAATTTAGAGTTTGACATTATAAAGTGTTTTGTGTTCATCAATGACAAAATCCcaaataaatacattgtgaTTATATATTGTACACTGTAACATAGTAAAATGTGACATAACATGCTCCacgggggtgaatacttttgatagccactgtaGTTTTCACTTGTGACTTCAATTTCACAATTCACATTTGAAGAAATCTGCTAGGTctcctcatagtcttctctgatTCCAAATATCAAActcctttttaaaaagagtTAATAGTGATCTGATGAACTTGCTGGCATAATAATAACAGGAAAGGAGTGGAAAAAAGTGTTTGAGCACCAAAAGATTAGATGTTTTGGTCATTATGTATGCCAAAATTGACTGTACTGACTGTACTCCCTAAAAAGACTTTTGTCATTAAGTTGGAAGTAGGCTTGAAAAAGTCCATGGTACCAGATTCACCCTCTTCTACCCAAACTCTCAAACAGATAAAAGTGATGAAGTAATGAATAACCTGGGAACACCAATAGAACCGAATGTTATCTTAACATTTGGTGGCAATAACtgtcaatacagtatgtaccatatGAAAGTTTTAAAACCGAGCAAGGAAGTTGATGTCCTTGAGTAATCAGAGAATGGGATAATGCAGTGTCACATCCCCAATACAAGCACCACTACATCTCTTTTGAATACGGATAATAATCTCAAACCTTTTTTATCGTAACTAGAGAACATAAGGAAAAATGGATTAATGattatttaaacatgaaatCAATTACAATACTATATGAAGAAAGCATTTGacagttttaaaacattacacaGATTTTCATAACACTTTGTTGCAATACTAGTATTTCACTTTTAATCTTACCTTCATTTTATGCAGTGTCCTCTCTGCCTGTAATCTGACTTTTGGCTGAATGTTGATAGCTTTTACTG
This is a stretch of genomic DNA from Lepisosteus oculatus isolate fLepOcu1 chromosome 10, fLepOcu1.hap2, whole genome shotgun sequence. It encodes these proteins:
- the LOC107078604 gene encoding coiled-coil domain-containing protein 18-like, whose protein sequence is MSGNLRPTPKPSKQSPAQKNGKRNALAPTINWSSSTSLTSIEAEYIKNLQEQVYLLELETAYLREKSVKAINIQPKVRLQAERTLHKMKALQAEVDSATMSVDKKDKCIASLKSEKKQLQCELQSMTDTNFRNKLLLTVELEQLKKLKEVTSQDLDHKTKELLNMKRELERTSITVKEKEEKIRLLEAQLKWKVQHQQSTEAELAKKRAELLEAQASLYCLEEKHLTSTGSIQEHIAKELREEIRHLRMQLTERQLSGEEDDYVKSKLAENCRRLTKENAQLLSQITEVSKQLEKFHALRNEDNMRKSSSITELASLKDQERQLEWELANWKRSVNEEKMKVLQSMAELHDLEQVKSSAQEKRASLGSLLSELEGKYSKIHTENAEIRGEKVQLVDYISQLNKQIFDKEEEIRGLKNHTHTLSNDLSSLRC